The DNA segment AAAAACACTAACTCAAGTCGCAACAGTTTTGCAAGAATCTTCCATTAAAAATAATACATGATCAGCACAAATGGTGTGCACAGTATCATTATATCTATTTATGTAAGTGAatgttttcatggaggcaaaacgctaaggcgcccgtgtgctgtgcgatgtgcagCTTGCCACCGGGTTGATCCGGATGTTTCAAGAGGCATCGGGACGTTTTCGCTGAGTGTAGGCTTAAGTGCTAGCGCAGTATAATATCCCCATTGAGTTATGCAGTGTTCGCTGCTTGCGGCCAACAGATAGTGCTAGTTGCCAGAAGCccaggaaagctgggcatggagttagcgccgtgtgctgtgcgatgtcagtgcacgttaaagattcccaggtggtcgaaattattccggagccctccactacggcacctttctcttcctttcttctttcactccctcatttatccctgcccttacggtgcggttcaggtgtccaacgatatatgagacagatgctgcgccatttccttccccccccccccaaaaaaaaaattaaaatgtcaAACTGCACCAATAGCTTAACAGAATTTGACGCAAAGTTACAAAATGAGTATAAGTCAATGGTAATCACATGGATCAAAACCAAACAAATCAGATTAGACACCCTCCGACTATCTGATGCTGTCTGTCACGTGCTATGAAAGTAGGCTTAGCTTGGCGAGCTACTCTTCtgaactgcttgtgttttgtTATCGATATTTTTTATGCAGACAAAAAAGGCCCAAGGTGACTGGGCAAAAGGAAGGTAGTTTTCTTCCTGACGAGGCTCCACCACCAGTACATTGCACAGCAGGCAGACATAACGGCACACTTGTACATTCATCATATACAATTTACACAAAATTAAACAATGCTGCATAAGACAGGAAAGACAATGCCAGAGTATATGTGCACCACTACAagaaaataaaaggaagaaataaagcagAGACCAGAGGGCAGACAGAATTGGAGAGAGCAAGCAAAAGGGAAATGCACATGTCCACAGGGCAAAATGCACCGCCTGATTATGTAGGAGAAAAAGACTAGATAATTCCTTACATTAATCTTGAAACTGAGGGCCACCAAGTTACGTTAGAGGGGtcctgaaacaccttccgaggagagtacatcaacttgctcaatcactgcattgttttgtcatgaacacctgagccaaataatacacttttacacgcagcagaggacccacaatcacgcgcgaaagttggcgagcccttcccggcgactttttcatgctcgcaccctcctccggcgctcgcatctacgtataatgctgagagatggctattggtgagattctttcagacgtcaggcagctacgtggccgcggccaataagccacgTTACTCTGGCGAGTCGGGAAGCCCcgctcccggaggtggggccggcggaggagcgccgaccttccagtgtgcaaaaaaggagagggaaaggcgcgaagacactgaaattcaaattttgactacaaatAACTGTTTCTACAAGGCGCGTTAAAAAATTATTcgtggacaatattcgtgaagcggcgtgctttcacATTCCAAGCCTGCTAGCACTGAATTCAGCACCCCAAAGCTACATCGTGGATTAGTTTCAAATGTTTAACAAGCGAGTGCTTTTTGAATGATACCTCTATTGCAGAGCAGTCACAGTGGCCAAATATTCAACCTGAAACTATGACCGTATGGACTGTAGCAGCACAAGTTATTTGAACCACCGAATCACATGTTTCATACCAAATCTCGTGCTTTCATATGAGGAATTGTTGAGGTGTTCACTAATGCCGAACACATATCCAGGGGAGCTTCTCTTGCTGTGCAGACGTAAGTGCGGCCACGGAACGCCACTGGCACTGGCAGCAGTAGGCTCGCCAGCCTGCGCAACACACGAGGCACAGTTAGAAGACTGCAGTTATTTTTTATACATGTAGGATATATGTGCTAATGGCAGCTCTACCAAGCTTCCAAACAAGCTTTGAACGAAGCTTGTTCAAGTCCGGAGCGCTATTTCTGAAGAACAGGTAATCGGTAGACTGGTCCCAGGCAAAATCTTCGAATATTGCAACCTGGAAGTCGCACCTGCAGCAGTGAATGTGGCTGCATGCCCTGCAATCATTTTGGCAAGAATCAATAGAGTGTTTGCTAGCAGCCACGAGGCATAAGCATCTAAAGGTGTATGCACCTCTTCGATGCGCTTGTTGACACACCAAAGACCACATCTGTGCCAGCGAGGTAGACTACGAAGCACCTAAAAATAACGCGTGTTACAGTGTGCTGTAAGACGTCGGGCTGCTAGTTTACTTACTGAGCAGTTTTGCGGCTGAGTAACTTATTTTCGGCAGGGACGCTGTTCGGAACCTGCGTTGTGGACAAAAGTGAACGATTGTCGTGCGGTAAACCGCGCACAATATCGCCGCCCGCGGCGAAATGATCGCACTGTACGTACGCTAAGCTCCGGAG comes from the Amblyomma americanum isolate KBUSLIRL-KWMA chromosome 1, ASM5285725v1, whole genome shotgun sequence genome and includes:
- the LOC144113331 gene encoding cilia- and flagella-associated protein 418-like isoform X2 codes for the protein MCMEDDIDILLDDVEAKFCKRTGQTMSTSAVGASSDDSIEHAINEICRAPELSVPNSVPAENKLLSRKTAQCFVVYLAGTDVVFGVSTSASKRACSHIHCCRLASLLLPVPVAFRGRTYVCTAREAPLDMCSALVNTSTIPHMKARDLKRCPRPRTVLRCWRRHRQK
- the LOC144113331 gene encoding cilia- and flagella-associated protein 418-like isoform X1 is translated as MCMEDDIDILLDDVEAKFCKRTGQTMSTSAVGASSDDSIEHAINEICRAPELSVPNSVPAENKLLSRKTAQCFVVYLAGTDVVFGVSTSASKRACSHIHCCRCDFQVAIFEDFAWDQSTDYLFFRNSAPDLNKLRSKLVWKLGWRAYCCQCQWRSVAALTSAQQEKLPWICVRH